The following are encoded in a window of Lichenicola cladoniae genomic DNA:
- a CDS encoding ABC transporter permease gives MSEQSVRAGQPVMEGRANLPQASASSPAIKSGAGTRSRNMSGLRWVLQNSVWLWLVGLVIIFGSLNAFFFSVANLQNVMIQATVLGLLALAVSLPLLIAEIDLSIASNMGFSSVVGAMLVSTGHWPWWLGMVAGVSVGTLVGFFNGVCITSLRMVSLIETLAMMIILQGALLAITHGSTITDLPNGYYWIGQTTVFGWPLMPVIFVLALIGMMVFLRLTVPGRSVYAVGGNPLAAASAGVRVRRIKILAFTASGFLSSIAGYLLASWQMAITSNQGSGFLLYAIAAPIIGGVSVFGGRGHVLGILGGVLLLTVIHVGLSIVNVPSFYVDMIGGFAIFIAVAIDAMRVQISSPR, from the coding sequence GTGAGCGAGCAGAGCGTACGGGCCGGGCAGCCCGTCATGGAGGGCAGGGCCAACTTGCCACAGGCATCCGCGTCGTCACCGGCGATTAAATCCGGAGCCGGAACCCGCTCCCGCAACATGTCTGGCCTGCGCTGGGTTCTTCAGAACTCGGTGTGGCTGTGGCTGGTCGGGCTTGTCATCATTTTCGGCAGCCTGAACGCATTCTTCTTCAGCGTTGCCAACCTCCAGAACGTCATGATCCAGGCGACCGTGCTGGGGCTGCTCGCCCTCGCCGTGTCCCTGCCGCTGCTGATCGCCGAGATCGACCTCTCGATCGCCAGCAACATGGGCTTCTCGTCGGTAGTCGGCGCGATGCTGGTCAGTACCGGCCACTGGCCCTGGTGGCTCGGCATGGTTGCCGGTGTCAGCGTCGGCACCCTCGTCGGCTTCTTCAACGGCGTCTGCATCACCTCGCTCCGCATGGTGTCGCTAATCGAGACCCTGGCGATGATGATCATCCTGCAGGGCGCGTTGCTGGCGATCACGCACGGAAGCACGATCACCGATCTTCCAAATGGCTACTACTGGATCGGCCAGACGACGGTGTTCGGCTGGCCGTTGATGCCGGTGATTTTCGTGCTCGCCCTGATCGGCATGATGGTGTTCCTGCGCCTGACCGTACCGGGCCGGAGCGTCTATGCTGTCGGCGGCAACCCCCTGGCGGCGGCGAGCGCCGGCGTGCGCGTGCGCAGGATCAAGATCCTCGCCTTCACGGCCTCCGGCTTCCTGTCGTCGATCGCCGGATACCTGCTGGCATCGTGGCAGATGGCGATCACCTCGAACCAGGGCTCCGGGTTCCTGCTGTACGCCATCGCGGCCCCGATCATCGGCGGGGTGAGCGTGTTCGGCGGCCGCGGCCATGTTCTCGGCATCCTGGGCGGCGTGCTGCTGCTGACGGTCATTCATGTCGGGCTGTCGATCGTGAACGTGCCCTCGTTCTATGTGGACATGATCGGTGGTTTCGCGATCTTCATCGCCGTTGCGATCGACGCGATGCGCGTCCAGATCTCGTCCCCGCGCTAG
- a CDS encoding sugar ABC transporter ATP-binding protein: protein MTSLLEMRGISKGFPGVKALNEVSLSLDAGEVLGIVGENGAGKSTLMKILAGVYSADTGEMLLTGGIFSPKSPRDSLDAGIIVIHQELSLIPERSVAENIFLGHLPRNALGAVRRTVLNRSAKSLLARVGLTVAPQTRVRTLGIAQQQLVEIARALSRKARVIVMDEPTATLTTAEQKILFATVATLRAEGVGLVFISHHLEEVFEVCDRIMVLRDGSAVDTRPTQAWTEPALIQAMVNRPIEALFPERHAVLGEVLLDVSGLSSTGRFADVSFTVRAGEVVGVGGLIGAGRTEVLKTIYGALAASHGSIKINARDVRIRSPRDAIAAGVALVPEDRKGEGLVMPFSVRSNVALSTLPKLSWLKSILVPRRMDRLADDAVKSLRIRTPNIRQTVRSLSGGNQQKIVLGRALTTHPRIFLLDEPTRGIDVGAKIEVYRLINNLAEQGGAILVVSSDMIELLGISDRILVMRAGRLAGAVPRDEFSQERVMQLAALG, encoded by the coding sequence ATGACGTCATTGCTCGAAATGCGTGGCATTTCGAAGGGCTTTCCGGGCGTAAAGGCGTTGAACGAGGTCAGCCTTTCGCTCGACGCTGGCGAGGTGCTTGGCATCGTCGGCGAGAACGGCGCTGGCAAGTCCACGTTGATGAAGATACTGGCTGGAGTCTATTCCGCCGATACCGGGGAGATGCTGCTGACCGGCGGCATCTTCTCGCCGAAAAGCCCGCGGGACTCCCTCGACGCCGGCATCATCGTCATTCATCAGGAACTCAGTCTCATTCCGGAGCGATCGGTTGCCGAGAATATCTTTCTCGGGCATCTGCCTCGCAATGCACTGGGGGCGGTTCGCCGCACAGTGTTGAACCGGTCCGCGAAATCCCTGCTTGCGCGGGTCGGCCTGACCGTCGCGCCGCAGACGCGCGTTCGCACTCTCGGTATCGCGCAGCAACAGCTTGTCGAGATCGCGCGAGCATTATCCCGCAAGGCCCGGGTCATCGTCATGGATGAGCCGACCGCCACACTGACCACCGCGGAACAGAAGATCCTGTTCGCCACTGTCGCAACCTTGCGCGCGGAGGGAGTCGGGCTGGTCTTCATCAGCCATCATCTCGAAGAAGTGTTCGAGGTCTGCGACCGGATCATGGTGCTTCGCGACGGATCGGCCGTCGACACGCGCCCGACACAGGCCTGGACCGAACCCGCGCTGATCCAGGCGATGGTCAACCGTCCGATCGAGGCGCTGTTTCCCGAGCGGCATGCCGTCCTCGGGGAAGTGCTGCTGGATGTCTCGGGGTTGAGTTCCACCGGACGTTTTGCTGATGTGTCCTTCACCGTCCGGGCCGGCGAGGTCGTGGGCGTCGGCGGACTGATCGGCGCCGGCCGTACCGAGGTGCTCAAGACCATCTACGGTGCGCTGGCAGCAAGCCATGGCAGCATAAAAATCAACGCCCGCGACGTCCGGATCCGGTCTCCGCGGGATGCGATTGCCGCGGGCGTGGCGCTGGTCCCGGAGGATCGCAAGGGGGAGGGCCTGGTCATGCCGTTCTCGGTGCGCAGCAACGTCGCGCTGTCTACGCTACCGAAGCTCTCATGGCTCAAAAGCATCCTGGTCCCCCGCCGGATGGATCGCCTTGCCGACGACGCGGTGAAGTCCCTTCGTATTCGCACGCCCAACATCCGGCAGACGGTCCGGTCGCTGTCGGGCGGAAACCAGCAGAAGATCGTGCTCGGCCGTGCCTTGACGACGCACCCGCGCATCTTCCTGCTCGACGAGCCGACACGCGGTATCGATGTCGGTGCAAAAATCGAAGTCTATCGTCTGATCAACAATCTTGCCGAACAGGGTGGTGCGATACTCGTGGTCTCCTCCGATATGATAGAGCTGCTGGGCATCAGCGACCGGATCCTGGTCATGCGCGCCGGCCGCCTCGCCGGCGCCGTGCCACGCGACGAGTTCAGCCAGGAGCGGGTCATGCAGCTCGCGGCCCTCGGCTGA
- a CDS encoding sugar ABC transporter ATP-binding protein: protein MMSTQTLHHPATQATPDDAILRIEHLTKVYGAFSALSDVTLDVQRGSIHGLLGENGAGKSTLVGLIAGMRSPTGGRIVFDGHEMQGADVKAMEQAGVFLVTQEPMIVGQLSVAENLLLGHWPARRGFINWKRLQAQARLMLEGVQIDPNALADDLRAVDRRKLNILRALFSGGRLIILDEPTTALTMRDRAVLFDFMRELKSQGITFIFISHYNEEILDICDAVTVLRDGKLAGGSDTLADMSSAHLSELVLGRGLELFRRDRTRPEGEQAGNSLQVDGVVAPNVRVQSFAIARGEVVGFAGLLGSGAKEFAQTLFGLNPATAGRLHADETHVACSLPTTPSRALARGIAYLSDDRRRDGVVGLLSIGNNISLSSLPALSLFGFVRRQAETSMIGRYFRELGVKAPSPDVAVDTLSGGNQQKVCLGRLLATQPQLLILDEPTRGIDVGVKEDVHRMVDALTAQGLSVIVVTTDLDEMSRITDRVCIFLDGEIVETLYGDDITPERLRQAAFSSPITEEVAA, encoded by the coding sequence ATGATGTCGACGCAAACCCTGCACCATCCCGCTACGCAGGCGACGCCCGACGATGCGATCCTGCGCATCGAGCACCTGACCAAGGTGTATGGCGCATTCAGCGCGCTGAGCGACGTGACGCTGGATGTGCAACGCGGCTCGATCCATGGGCTGCTCGGCGAGAACGGTGCCGGCAAGTCGACGCTGGTCGGCCTGATCGCCGGCATGCGATCACCGACCGGCGGCAGGATCGTGTTCGACGGACACGAGATGCAGGGCGCCGACGTCAAGGCCATGGAGCAGGCGGGGGTCTTTCTCGTCACGCAGGAGCCGATGATCGTCGGTCAGCTCAGCGTGGCGGAAAACCTTCTGCTCGGTCACTGGCCCGCACGCCGCGGCTTCATCAACTGGAAGCGGTTGCAGGCCCAGGCGCGGCTGATGCTCGAAGGCGTGCAGATCGATCCGAACGCGCTCGCCGACGATCTCCGAGCGGTCGACCGCCGCAAGCTCAATATCCTGCGTGCCCTGTTCAGCGGCGGCCGGCTCATCATCCTCGATGAGCCCACCACGGCGCTGACCATGCGCGACCGGGCCGTGCTGTTCGATTTCATGCGCGAGCTCAAGAGCCAGGGTATCACCTTCATCTTCATCTCCCACTACAACGAGGAAATCCTCGATATCTGCGATGCCGTGACGGTACTGCGCGACGGGAAGCTGGCGGGCGGAAGCGACACCCTGGCGGACATGAGCTCCGCACACTTGTCGGAGTTGGTGCTGGGCCGGGGACTGGAATTGTTCCGCCGCGACCGGACCCGTCCCGAAGGGGAACAGGCCGGCAACAGCCTGCAGGTCGACGGCGTCGTCGCACCGAATGTACGGGTGCAGTCTTTCGCGATCGCGCGCGGAGAGGTGGTGGGCTTCGCCGGCCTGCTCGGATCCGGTGCCAAGGAGTTCGCGCAGACCCTGTTCGGCCTGAACCCTGCCACGGCAGGACGCCTGCACGCCGACGAGACCCATGTAGCCTGCTCGCTGCCGACGACACCGAGCCGCGCGCTTGCACGCGGCATCGCGTACCTGTCGGACGACCGGCGCCGTGACGGGGTGGTCGGGCTTCTGAGCATCGGCAACAACATCTCGTTATCGAGCCTTCCCGCGTTATCGCTGTTCGGCTTCGTCCGGCGGCAGGCCGAGACAAGCATGATCGGTCGCTATTTCCGCGAGCTCGGCGTCAAGGCGCCAAGCCCGGATGTCGCGGTCGACACCCTCAGCGGCGGAAACCAGCAGAAGGTCTGCCTGGGACGTCTGCTGGCGACGCAGCCGCAACTTCTCATTCTCGACGAGCCGACACGCGGCATCGATGTCGGCGTGAAGGAGGACGTCCACCGGATGGTCGACGCGCTGACCGCGCAGGGTCTCAGTGTCATCGTGGTCACCACCGATCTCGACGAGATGTCCCGGATCACCGACCGCGTCTGCATTTTTCTCGATGGCGAGATCGTCGAGACGCTGTACGGCGACGACATCACGCCCGAACGCCTGCGACAGGCTGCGTTCAGTTCCCCCATCACCGAGGAGGTCGCAGCGTGA
- a CDS encoding iron-containing alcohol dehydrogenase, whose translation MALITYLTRIEFEAGSLQKLPALLAELGIKRPLIVTDQGLVRIGLLQRVQAMLAGSVDVFDGTPANPTEAAATAAHALYRSGNCDGIVGLGGGSSIDLAKAVRLLSGHEPPLMQYAAVAGGAARIHGRICPMIAVPTTAGTGSEVGRAAVIITAEGRKLGIISPFMLPTVALCDPELTYGLPPSLTAATGMDAISHCLETYMASAVNPPADAIALDGLRRGLPAITRAFENGSDIDARWNMMMCALEGALAFQKGLGAVHALTHPLGAIRELNLHHGTLNAVLMPAVLRFNRSVIGAKWDTLRDIFGEEPDQAVQTLCRNLGLPSGLRAMLVTDPIMETVAGEAMRDHCHLTNPRIPTREDYLALLRESA comes from the coding sequence ATGGCACTGATCACCTACCTGACCCGCATCGAATTCGAAGCGGGATCACTGCAGAAACTGCCGGCGTTGCTGGCCGAACTCGGCATCAAGCGGCCGCTGATCGTCACCGATCAAGGGCTGGTTCGCATCGGGCTCCTGCAACGGGTGCAAGCCATGCTCGCCGGCTCCGTCGACGTGTTCGACGGGACGCCGGCAAATCCGACCGAGGCGGCGGCCACCGCGGCGCACGCGTTATATCGTAGCGGCAACTGCGACGGCATCGTCGGCCTTGGCGGCGGGTCCTCGATCGACCTCGCCAAGGCTGTCCGCCTGCTGTCCGGGCATGAGCCGCCGCTCATGCAATACGCTGCTGTCGCCGGCGGCGCGGCGAGGATACACGGCCGGATCTGTCCGATGATCGCGGTTCCGACCACCGCCGGAACCGGCTCGGAAGTCGGGCGCGCGGCCGTCATCATTACGGCCGAAGGCCGCAAGCTCGGGATCATCAGTCCGTTCATGCTGCCGACGGTGGCTCTGTGCGATCCCGAATTGACCTACGGGCTGCCGCCGTCGCTGACCGCCGCGACGGGCATGGACGCGATCTCCCACTGCCTGGAAACCTACATGGCGTCGGCGGTCAACCCGCCTGCCGATGCGATCGCGCTGGACGGGCTGCGGCGTGGCCTGCCGGCGATCACCCGGGCATTCGAGAACGGTTCGGACATCGACGCGCGCTGGAACATGATGATGTGCGCGCTGGAAGGCGCACTGGCGTTCCAGAAGGGGCTCGGCGCGGTGCATGCGCTGACGCATCCGCTCGGTGCGATCCGGGAGCTGAATCTGCACCACGGGACACTGAACGCGGTGCTGATGCCGGCGGTATTGCGGTTCAACCGCAGTGTCATCGGTGCAAAGTGGGACACGCTGCGCGACATTTTCGGAGAGGAGCCAGACCAGGCGGTGCAGACGCTGTGCCGCAACCTGGGCCTGCCGTCCGGACTGCGTGCCATGCTCGTCACCGATCCGATCATGGAGACCGTCGCTGGCGAGGCAATGAGGGATCATTGCCATCTCACCAACCCGCGCATCCCCACGCGTGAGGACTATCTGGCACTGCTCAGGGAGTCTGCTTGA
- the gndA gene encoding NADP-dependent phosphogluconate dehydrogenase — protein MTELADIGVTGLAVMGANLARNAARKGFRVALNNRSNEKTETLLAEHGQEGSFIGSSTIAEFVASLAKPRVVLIMVKAGKPVDIVIDELLEHMEPEDIIVDGGNSLFEDTRRREKTVSDRGLHFVGMGVSGGEEGALEGPSMMPGGTRQAWDRIAPIFTKMAVSVDGLPCCALMGPDGAGHYVKMVHNGIEYADMQLITEAYDLLRTVYGRSAAEIGEIFAGWKTGDLDSYLIEITAAVLAKQDPQGKGALVDMIRDEAEQKGTGRWTAQSALELGVPITAITEAVFARALSGRPEQRRAAEATLGGMRGGTLEAGQAEIDKIRDALYASKIVAYAQGFEQLTVASKQYNWDLDLGLIATIWRGGCIIRASFLDRIREGYASHPDAQSLLLQEYFSAAVLKAEQAWRDVVVVAVQHGVAVPAFASSLAYYDGLRRTRGPANLLQGLRDYFGAHTYRRTDQEGSFHIRWSQDGTEVKS, from the coding sequence ATGACGGAATTGGCAGATATCGGCGTGACGGGCCTCGCGGTCATGGGCGCGAACCTCGCACGCAATGCTGCGCGCAAGGGTTTTCGCGTCGCATTGAACAACCGCAGCAACGAGAAGACCGAGACATTGCTCGCCGAGCATGGTCAAGAGGGCTCGTTCATCGGCTCCAGCACGATTGCCGAGTTCGTCGCGAGCCTGGCGAAGCCGCGCGTCGTCCTGATCATGGTCAAGGCCGGCAAGCCGGTCGACATCGTCATCGACGAGTTGCTCGAACATATGGAGCCCGAGGACATCATCGTCGATGGTGGTAATTCGCTGTTCGAGGATACGCGCAGACGCGAGAAGACCGTGTCCGACCGGGGCCTGCACTTCGTCGGCATGGGCGTGTCCGGCGGCGAGGAGGGTGCGCTCGAAGGACCGAGCATGATGCCCGGCGGCACCCGGCAGGCCTGGGATCGCATCGCGCCGATATTCACCAAGATGGCGGTCAGCGTCGACGGCTTGCCGTGCTGCGCGCTGATGGGCCCGGACGGTGCCGGCCACTACGTCAAGATGGTGCATAACGGCATCGAATATGCCGACATGCAGCTGATCACGGAGGCCTACGACCTGCTCCGGACGGTGTATGGCCGCAGTGCCGCGGAGATCGGCGAGATCTTTGCCGGCTGGAAGACAGGTGACCTGGATTCCTACCTGATCGAGATCACCGCCGCCGTGCTCGCCAAGCAGGACCCGCAGGGCAAGGGTGCCCTCGTGGACATGATCCGCGACGAGGCGGAACAGAAGGGGACCGGCCGCTGGACTGCCCAGTCGGCGCTCGAGCTGGGCGTGCCGATCACCGCAATCACCGAGGCGGTGTTCGCACGGGCCCTGTCCGGGCGTCCGGAGCAGCGACGTGCCGCGGAAGCGACGCTGGGTGGTATGCGCGGCGGTACGCTCGAGGCCGGACAGGCGGAAATCGACAAAATCCGCGACGCGCTCTACGCCTCGAAGATCGTCGCCTATGCCCAGGGCTTCGAGCAGCTGACGGTGGCATCCAAACAGTATAACTGGGATCTCGATCTCGGCCTGATCGCCACCATCTGGCGGGGTGGCTGCATTATCCGGGCCAGCTTCCTGGACCGGATCCGCGAGGGTTATGCATCCCATCCGGATGCGCAGAGCCTGTTGCTGCAGGAGTATTTCAGCGCGGCGGTGCTCAAGGCGGAGCAGGCCTGGCGCGACGTGGTGGTGGTGGCCGTGCAGCATGGCGTCGCCGTGCCGGCATTCGCCTCTTCGCTTGCCTATTACGACGGTCTGCGTCGAACACGGGGTCCGGCTAACCTGCTGCAAGGCCTGCGCGACTATTTCGGAGCGCACACCTACCGGCGCACCGACCAGGAAGGCAGCTTCCATATCCGCTGGTCGCAGGACGGCACGGAGGTCAAGAGCTAG
- a CDS encoding sugar ABC transporter substrate-binding protein, translated as MSKIRNYLAAAAVSAASLCGASAGHAADLIGLSVATLANPFFQGMTKGVQSGIAAHPDLKLINTSANGDANTQTNQVTDLINQHVAALILNPINANSIVPVVKEANKKGIPVFTLDRGAACGGCQVNFLETDNKALGKEGADFIADQLKQRYGSVKGNVVDLEGLLGTTAGDDRERGFATEFEALQKDNPGLKLVARQAADFDADKAFNITTQLLAAHNDIDAVFNGNDDNAVGVVRAIRQANRFKPIGDPKHIVVIGIDGTEQALSSIRRGQMDATLSQNPVTMAQQSVNYVEAYLHGDKSKIPAHQFWPHLLITKATIDSAAAKSYGLWGDEISH; from the coding sequence ATGTCGAAGATAAGAAACTACCTCGCTGCCGCGGCTGTCTCCGCGGCATCCTTGTGCGGAGCCTCGGCCGGACATGCCGCCGACCTGATCGGGCTGAGTGTTGCAACGCTGGCGAACCCGTTCTTCCAGGGGATGACGAAGGGCGTGCAGTCCGGTATCGCCGCTCATCCGGATCTGAAACTCATCAACACCAGCGCCAATGGCGACGCGAACACCCAGACCAACCAGGTCACCGACCTGATCAACCAGCATGTCGCCGCACTCATCCTGAATCCGATCAATGCGAACTCGATCGTGCCGGTGGTGAAGGAAGCGAACAAGAAGGGCATCCCCGTCTTTACGCTCGATCGCGGCGCCGCCTGTGGTGGCTGCCAGGTGAACTTCCTCGAAACCGACAACAAGGCGCTGGGCAAGGAAGGTGCGGACTTCATCGCGGACCAGCTCAAGCAGCGTTACGGATCGGTCAAAGGCAACGTGGTCGATCTCGAGGGATTGCTCGGAACCACGGCCGGCGACGACCGGGAGCGCGGTTTCGCGACCGAGTTCGAGGCGCTGCAGAAGGACAACCCGGGCTTGAAGCTGGTAGCGCGTCAGGCCGCCGATTTCGACGCGGACAAGGCGTTCAACATCACCACCCAGCTGCTGGCCGCGCATAACGACATCGACGCGGTGTTCAACGGAAACGACGACAATGCGGTGGGTGTCGTACGTGCCATTCGCCAGGCCAACCGCTTCAAGCCGATCGGCGATCCCAAGCATATCGTCGTCATCGGGATCGACGGCACTGAGCAGGCCTTGAGCAGCATCCGGCGCGGCCAGATGGACGCGACCTTGTCGCAGAATCCGGTCACCATGGCGCAGCAGTCGGTGAACTATGTCGAAGCCTATCTGCACGGCGACAAGTCCAAGATCCCGGCCCACCAGTTCTGGCCGCATTTGTTGATCACCAAGGCCACGATCGACAGCGCAGCTGCGAAATCCTACGGCCTCTGGGGCGACGAGATCAGTCACTAG
- a CDS encoding fumarylacetoacetate hydrolase family protein — protein sequence MKTIDILPSDHQAATLVGRVFDPALGGPCLVHLRGDRLVDVTSAGPTMADLLELDDPVAALRAVPSTNSYSFEEILGDSLARRTDRPHLLAPCDLQAVKACGVTFARSMIERVIEERAKGDPARALAIREQVDQAVGGALANVQAGSPEAAQVKQVLIESGYWSQYLEVGIGPDAEVFTKAPVLSAVGVGSEVGILRASSWNNPEPEAVLAVNSRGVVRGATLGNDVNLRDIEGRSALLLGKAKDNNASCALGPFIRLFDDGFGIDDVRRLEITLTITGASDNYELRGSSSMREISRDPLDLVSQAIGRHHQYPDGLMLFLGTLFAPTQDRDVAGQGFTHKQGDRVEIATPSLGRLVNTVTFADEAPAWTFGIAALMRNLAQRGLVGPVDHATR from the coding sequence ATGAAAACCATCGATATCCTGCCGTCCGATCATCAAGCGGCGACGCTGGTCGGACGGGTGTTCGATCCCGCCCTCGGCGGCCCATGCCTGGTCCATCTCCGTGGCGACCGGCTTGTCGACGTCACCTCGGCAGGCCCGACCATGGCCGACCTGCTGGAACTGGACGATCCGGTCGCCGCACTCCGCGCCGTCCCGTCGACGAACTCCTATTCCTTCGAGGAGATCCTGGGCGACAGCCTGGCACGACGCACCGACCGGCCGCACCTGCTGGCGCCGTGCGATCTGCAGGCGGTCAAGGCGTGCGGCGTGACGTTCGCGCGCTCGATGATCGAGCGGGTCATCGAGGAGCGTGCCAAGGGCGATCCCGCGCGGGCGCTGGCAATTCGCGAGCAGGTCGACCAGGCCGTGGGCGGGGCACTGGCCAACGTGCAGGCCGGGTCTCCCGAGGCGGCACAGGTCAAGCAGGTGCTGATCGAGAGCGGCTACTGGTCGCAGTATCTCGAGGTCGGCATCGGGCCCGATGCGGAAGTGTTCACCAAGGCGCCGGTCCTGTCCGCGGTCGGCGTGGGGAGCGAAGTCGGCATCCTGCGCGCGTCGAGCTGGAACAACCCGGAACCGGAAGCGGTGCTGGCGGTGAACAGTCGCGGCGTCGTGCGGGGCGCCACGCTCGGCAACGACGTCAACCTGCGGGACATCGAGGGCCGCAGCGCGCTGCTTCTCGGCAAGGCCAAGGACAACAACGCCTCCTGCGCGCTCGGCCCGTTCATCCGGCTGTTCGACGATGGTTTCGGCATCGACGACGTTCGCCGTCTCGAGATCACGCTGACCATCACCGGCGCTTCCGACAACTACGAACTGCGCGGCAGCAGCTCGATGCGCGAGATCAGCCGCGACCCGCTCGATCTGGTCTCGCAGGCGATCGGCCGGCACCACCAGTATCCGGACGGGCTGATGCTGTTCCTGGGCACGCTGTTCGCGCCGACCCAGGATCGCGACGTGGCCGGCCAGGGCTTCACCCACAAGCAGGGCGACCGAGTCGAGATCGCGACGCCGTCGCTGGGACGCCTAGTCAACACCGTGACGTTCGCCGACGAGGCCCCTGCCTGGACCTTCGGGATCGCCGCGTTGATGCGCAACCTCGCGCAGCGCGGCCTGGTCGGCCCCGTGGACCACGCCACGCGATGA
- a CDS encoding sugar ABC transporter substrate-binding protein, which translates to MTDSQGKLPRRHLLQAGLALGTAFAFTSAEAAPKPLLVYSNKSLDYYFFVVQQDAVRRAAEAQGWEFASVNANFDNTVQLQQWASLLLRNPAAIVSDPIDSQAIVSAIKRFNFKHIPVGIVDTPATGGNVAITVDFDNYRGGVMAAEQIVTRLKAKNGSPKGKVLNCYGALQSVAWRLRKEGFDAEMAKYPNITVLDRPTEGLLNNMLSVTISTLSEHPDLDAVHAPSDTPSRGIVTALQQRGHWKKRGEQGHVIFVNVDGEPIALQWIQQGYMDAEISQDPIAYAQITVDMIAKYAMHGQKVPLGPYENKEYFWEKGVITDSPSGPSLVIPPSIIDETNVTDPRLWGNVAFNKWGMHYS; encoded by the coding sequence GTGACAGACTCTCAAGGTAAACTACCGCGACGCCACCTGCTTCAGGCGGGTCTTGCGCTCGGAACCGCATTCGCGTTCACGTCGGCTGAGGCAGCGCCCAAGCCATTGCTGGTGTACAGCAACAAGAGCCTGGATTATTACTTCTTCGTTGTGCAGCAGGACGCGGTTCGTCGCGCCGCCGAGGCCCAGGGCTGGGAGTTCGCGTCGGTTAACGCCAACTTCGACAATACGGTGCAGCTGCAGCAGTGGGCCAGCCTGTTGTTGCGGAACCCGGCCGCGATCGTCAGCGACCCGATCGACAGCCAGGCGATCGTCAGCGCGATCAAGCGCTTCAACTTCAAGCATATCCCGGTCGGCATCGTCGACACGCCCGCCACCGGCGGCAACGTGGCGATCACCGTCGACTTCGACAACTACCGGGGCGGCGTCATGGCCGCCGAACAGATCGTCACCCGCCTGAAAGCCAAGAACGGCTCGCCGAAGGGCAAGGTCCTGAATTGCTATGGCGCCTTGCAGAGCGTCGCCTGGCGGCTGCGCAAGGAAGGGTTCGATGCCGAGATGGCAAAATACCCGAACATCACGGTCCTGGATCGTCCGACCGAGGGATTGCTGAACAACATGCTCAGCGTCACCATCTCGACCTTGTCGGAACATCCCGATCTCGATGCGGTCCACGCACCGAGCGATACCCCTTCGCGCGGGATCGTGACGGCGCTGCAGCAACGCGGTCACTGGAAGAAACGCGGCGAACAGGGCCATGTCATTTTCGTCAACGTCGATGGCGAGCCGATCGCGCTGCAGTGGATCCAGCAGGGATACATGGACGCGGAAATCTCGCAGGATCCGATCGCCTATGCCCAGATCACCGTCGACATGATCGCGAAATATGCGATGCACGGGCAGAAGGTTCCTCTCGGTCCCTACGAGAACAAGGAATATTTCTGGGAGAAGGGCGTCATTACAGACTCGCCCTCCGGACCCTCGCTGGTCATCCCCCCGTCGATCATCGACGAGACCAACGTGACCGATCCGAGACTATGGGGAAATGTCGCCTTCAATAAATGGGGCATGCATTATTCCTGA